CAAAAAGCAATGATCAGAGATCAGTTAATACAAGTGATTGGTTGATGGAAAAACCCGGTGGCTGAGGGTCTCGAAGCCAAAGGGTTTTTCAGGTGAACAGCCCTTCGACTTTGCTTGGTCCCTGAGCGGAGTCGAAGGGCCGCTCAATGACCGGGACCGAAGGGCCTGACTCCCATATTCCCTATTCCGTTGCTGCTTTCAGTTTTTTAAGGAAGAAGAGAACCAGCAACGCACTGACCAGCGAGGTAACCACCAGCAACAGGAAGAACTGCCACAGTTCCCAGTTCTGATAAAACCGTCCGACAAAACCCGACAGGTAGTTGCCAATGGCGGTGGCCATGAACCATCCGCCCATCATGAGACCTTTCATCCGGGCCGGAGCGACTTTGGAAACAAAAGACAGTCCCATCGGGCTCAGGAACAGCTCGGCAATGGTGAGGATGAAATACGTCGATATCAGGAAGTAAGGAGTTACCGTAACTGGTGAGGGCTGTCCGTTGAGTGAGTGAACCGGAGGCAGACTGAAGGAAGCTGCCATCATCAGCAGGAATGCAATGCCGGTGACCAGCATCCCGATTCCGATTTTCGCAGGAGAGGATGGTTCAATTCCCTTTCCGTTCATCCATCTGAAAATGGCCACAATCAACGGCGTCATCAGCACAATGAACATGGCGTTGAAGGAAATAAACTGTTCGGGAGAAATGGAGGTCAGCGGTTCATTGTTCAATGCCTGATACAGAATGACAGCCGATCCGCCAGCCAGCAATGCCCATCCGATTCCTTTCGAGCGGGATGATGACGATTTGCTGAAGGCCAGGCCGATTCCGATGAAGAAGGCAATAACGGCATGAAGTCCGACAATGTTGAAAAGGACCGCCGTAAAAGGTCCGACTACCGAATCGGTGTAATTCTGTGCATACAAGGACAGAGCGGCTCCATTCTGATGGAAAGCCATCCAGAAGAAAATCACGATGGTGAAAATCGTCACCAGCGCAATGATCCGTTCCCGTTCCTGGGTGGGAGTCAGCACCACATCCTTCACCGAGTTGACGGCATGTTTCGATTGGTAATCGGCATCGGCGTAGTATTTACGGAAGAGAACGAAAATGAGCAGAGAAATCACCATCCCGATGGCAGCAATTCCGAATCCGGCATTGTAGGCAACCGCCAGTGACGTTCCCAGATCATTCTGGAAATAGTTGCGGATTCCTGCAGCAGCCTGGGGTGCGTAAAAAGCGCCGATGTTGATCCCCATGTAAAAGATGTTAAATCCGGCATCCTTCAGAGAACCATCCTTGTGGGCATAGAGATTACCTACCATGACCGAGATGTTGGCTTTAAACAGTCCGTTCCCGATGGCAACCACTGCAAGGGCAATGTACAGTTGGGTGAGACTGTTTGTGGGGATGGCCAGCAGTGCGTAACCAATACCCAGGGTGATGGCCCCGATCACAATGGTGCGGCCGTACCCCAGATAATTGTCGGCAATCCATCCACCGATGATGGGGGTGAAGTAAACCGCCGCCATGAAGATTCCCCAGACATTGGTGACCTGTTGGCTATCCCAGCCAAATGCCGCACCCAGATAGAAAACGAAAATGGCCACCATGGTGTAGAAGCCGAACCGCTCCCACATTTCGGTGAAGAACAGAACGTACAATCCTTTAGGATGTCCCTGAAACATGTGATGTCCTTTTTTGGTGAATAGTGATTGGTGATTGGTGATTGGTGATTGGAAAAACCCGGTGGCTGAGGGTCTCGAAGCCAAAGGGTTTTTCCTGTAATCAGAAAAATCCGCCTGCGATGTCATCCCGGTTTAAAGTACCTGACAGACCCACTCCCCTTCCCGTCCTTGGCAAAGAGGTGGGATTCCGTATTCCGTATTCTGAATTCTTACTTCTGAATTCTGACTTCTGACTTAGTGCACCCCGTGCATGAGTTTTTTCAGCCAGAAACTGAGCACAAACAGAATGGCAGCGGCGGTGGCCGACATGATTACAAAGATCATGAAAAAGGCCTGCAGGTCGCCGATAACGAATCCGAACAGTTCGGGGAAATGACCCGCTTTCGGATCGGGGTAAAAGCTACTCAGAACACCGGCGGTGTAATTGGCAGCCATGTTGGCCAGAAACCAGACGCCCATCAGGAGGGAGGCAAATTTCAGAGGAGCGAGCTTGTTCACCATGGAAAGTCCGATGGGTGACAGGCAGAGTTCGCCCATGGTATGAACGGTGTAGAGTGCAAAAAGCCAGAAAGCAGACACCTTGGCCCCACCTTCCGCCTGACTGATTCCGTAAATAATAATGAGATAACCGACCGACAGCAGGAAAATACCGATCGACATTTTCACGGGGGATGAGGGTTCCATTCCCCGGTCGCCCAATTTGATCCAGAGCCAGGCAAAGAAGGGTGCCAGAAGCAAAATCATGAGCGGATTGATGGATTGGAACCAGCTTGCCGGAACCACGAAATCAATTCCGACCACATTAAAGTCCCGGATGGTTTGTTCTTCTGCGAAGAACGTCAGAGAAATACCCGCCTGTTCGAAGGACGCCCAGAAGAACACCACGAAAAACGCCAGGATAAAGATCACCGCAATCCGTTGGTAGTCAATGCTGGTCAGCGGTTTATCGTACTTTTCTTTTTCGGTTTGTGACTTGCCCGAGGGAGCCAATCCGATCTGCTCGCCGGTAGGCGTGACCAGATACTTGTCCTTCATGGTGATAAAGGTGAACAGACCGATGAGCATTCCGATGCCGGCAGCAAAAAATCCCCAGCGGAAATCGGCAGCGCTGCCGGTATCACCCAGGTAGCCGCAGACCAGCGGAGAGAGAAAAGCACCAAGGTTAACCCCCATGTAGAAAATGGTGTAAGCCGAATCGCGGCGGCGGTCACCTTCGGGGTACAGGGTTCCCACCATGGTGGAAATATTCGGTTTGAAAAATCCGTTCCCGATGACAAGCAATGTCAGGCCGATGGCGAAGAACGGGATGGCCACATCGGCTGTGGAATAAAACGTACCCGAGATGAACAACCCGAACTGTCCAAGCGCCATGAGGATGGCTCCCACAATGATGGACCGGCGATTGCCCCAGTACCGGTCGGAAATATAGCCCCCGATGATAGGAGTCATGTACACAGCAGCCGTGTAAATTCCATAGATCTGGGAGGTGAAGGCCTTATCGAACAACAGAGCGTTGATCATGAACAGCGAGAGCAGCGCCCGCATACCGTAATAACTGAACCGTTCCCACGTTTCGGTAAAAAACAGCAGCCGGAGGCCGACAGGGTGTTGGGCGAACATAACGATTTCCTTTGATTGCGGTTACCCGATTGGCAATCCGGTCAGAAAGCGTCGGACCGGTGCATCGGAATCCGGTAAAAATACAGGGTCGGACCTGCAGAGGAAAGAGCCCCGGATGAATGCTAATGAAATCCCAATGCATCCACCCGGGAAATGGGGGTTACTGATCGCCCCCGGAAGGGAACAACACGGAACGGTAGCGGTTGTAAAGGAACGACATCAGCAGCATCAGAAGGCCCAGCACCACCAGAACGATGGTCTTTCCGATGGTATCCATATCGGCCAGATCATGAAAAGTCACTTTCAACAGAGTGATTCCGATCAGCGAGATGGCCAGAACCCGAAGCGGCCTCAACTGCTTCCTGATTCCCAACCCTATCAGCAGCAAGGCATACAGTCCCCAGAGAATGCTGAGCCCCAGTTTATCGGAGTCGGAAACCCGCAGGATTTGCATCCATTGAATCAATTCGGAAGAAATCAGTCCGAGAATTACCAGATGACTAATCACCAGTAACCCGGTTTTCGACGCCGGTTCAAGGCGGGACCATCCTGCTTGTTTCCATACAAGCGCCAGCAGGACACCCACCACAGCAAGCAGGGGATACCGGATGGCCAGAAAGGTAATGTCCTGATTGAAGGGCCGTGATAAGGTGGTGTTGAGCCAGAGCGTGCGAAGCTGATCAAGTTGCTCAAGGGTACTGGTGAACAGCCCGAGAATCAGAAGCAGGGAAAGTCCCAGATACGACCACAGAACCGCCTCGTTTTTAAACCGCCGGTGATTCAGCCATCCGATGACCACCAGAAAAAAGACCGTATACGTCATGAGGATGACGTTTTTCTTCAGTAACAGACTTTCATCCCAATGGGTCCAGAAGGACGTGCCCGCCGGAACCATAAAGGTGGAACGGGTATATAACTGATCCCACCAGTTGGCGATTTCAGCACGGATGGAGCCATAGATGATCAGGGCCAGCAACACCGTACACACGGTCGATGCGATGGTAGACAGCGACTTTCCCGACCAGGGAAAGCGTTCTTTCCATTTAAAGTGAAACCAGGTCACCACCGAAAAGCCGGTCATGACGAGCAAACTGACCAGAAAGGTCCGGTTAAGCACCGGTGTGATCCAGGTGGAGGCCTGAACCGGATCCCATGTGCCGTAATCGCGGAACCACATGATGAGTGTGCTGAAAAAACTCAGCATCAGGGCTGGCCAGGCGAATCCTTCATAAAGCGATTGTCCTTTTGACCGGCCGATCAGGAACAGGACCACCGCTTCACCCGCCCAGAAGGCGGCGACCCACCGGCCATCGAGTTGCACCGGTACCCACAACACCAGAAAAGTCAGTGCCAGACCGGTGGTGAGCAGGTGAAAGTTGTCATCGGTTCCCGTTCGCAAACGGGCCATGATTGAAGCGGTGGCATGAAACCCTGTACAGAGAATCATGAACCAGCCCTGCCAGCTTTCTCCTGATGGAGATAAACTCAGCAATCCATAACCACTCAGTCCGTACGCCAGTGTGTTTAGCAGGATCATCGACACATCGGTGTATGTAAACGATCCGCGTTGTTTAAGACGATAGGCCGTCAGCACCACATAAAAGATCACGAAGAAAAGGGTGACAAATCCCAGACCCATCCAGACGTCGGCTGATCCGTGAGTCAGGCCGGATTGCCACTGGGCCACCAGCAACCAGGTAATCACAACCGAGGTGACCAGCAGCGATTTCCAGTAACGCTGCCAGGCCACGATCAGAATACCGGTATTCAGGAGTGCCATGTAGGTGAACAGAATTTCCACCCGTCCATGGCCTTCACTGAGAAGCAGGGGAACGGCATAAGCAGCCACCAACCCCACATGGGCAATCACCACCTGATTTTTCCGGATGGCCCCGGCCACAGTTGACGCCGTCACCAGCACCATGATGAGAAAGGCCAGCCAATCGGGAATGAGGGCATAATACCGGTACGCAGCGTATGTCACCAGATAGCTGGTTGCCATCGATCCGCCAAACAGAACCGCACTGTAGGCCGGCAGCTTATCAGCCAGCCGGAAGGAGACGGCCAGCAGCGCCAGTCCAAGAGCATATCCAGACAGAATCCGGAATACCGGGCTGATCAGATTGTGATCAATGGCGTATTTGGTCCCGATTCCAACCCCGATCAGCAGAATCAGAATCCCGATTTTATTAATCAGGTTCTCACCGATCAGTTTCTCGGTCAGGGCCCAGTTGGATGGTTTGGGTGCTGGGCTGGCCTTGGGTCGTTGTTCAGACTCAGGAATCAGTGGTGTTCCGCAGATTCCGGCCGGGTCCGCTGTTGTCGTCACCGGTGATTCTGTCTTCGCTTCCGGTTTCGCCTTTTGCCAGGCTTCCAGATCAATGCGGAGCGTGTTTAAGTCGGCTTCCCAGATGCGGCGCCGCTGCTCCAGCTGATCTAGCCGGTTTTTCAGGTTATCATACTGTTCCTGTGTGAGTGGCATGGCGTTCTCCCGGTTGGCCGCTTTTCAGCTTCAATCAGAATACAAAGTTAAAAGACAAATTATGAGTCAGTCCCCGGAAATCCTGGTTCTGCTTTTCGGTCAGCGGCAGGAAGTAACCCACCCGGGTATCGAGGACCATGTACTGGTTCTTGAAGATCTCGATTCCGATGTGCGGATTCACATGCATCACGTGACGGTTGATGGTCTCGCTGGTCATGAACGTGCCGCCGATGACAAAGCCGCTGTACAGATTGAAGAATTGATTCTGACCACGCCCGAAATATCTGGCATAAAAATCGGAACCCCATCCATACACAAACATGTCTCTGGCGGTGGTGGAATCGCCTGATGACGTATTCATGGCTTTCAGCACCTGCAGATTCAGATAGCTTTTACCCCGGGTAAACATGTAACGGAGACCACCACCGGCATACACCGCATCAGAAACACCCTTTTTCGGATTTTCCACAGCAATCACCATGGTTTCCAGACCGGGCATGTTCACGAAATCCCAATCGGCGCTTTCGAGCGGTTCGCCATGCTCTTCCTCAATTGAGAGCGAGACTTCCCATGCACTGGTTTCCTGTTTACGGTTCAGCAGGCGCTTTTCGAGCTCGAAAATCCGCTGATCCAGCTCCCGGGCTTTTTCCCACATGGTTTCGTAATTCTTATTACGTGCGGAAGGATCCAGCTTGGTCATTTCGGTGGTGTACACTTCACGCTGGGATTTATAAAAACCCAGTTCCATCTCGATGCTTTCCTTTTCCTTCTGGTTATCGCGGGTATTCAGGTCGAACCGCCGAACCGTTCCCAATGCTGGCAATTCTTTGCGGAAGGCATCGAATCCGGCCTGGTTGGTCGACAGAAGAAGTGTAAGTTGCCGGGCGTTGGAATAGGCACCCGAGGTGGAAGAATTCAGGATCAGGGCCTGATGGGTTTCGATGAGGCTGTTCAGTTTGACCTGTGCGGCTTTCAGATCCATGACGATGATGCTGGCATCGAGCCGCTGACTCATCATGGGTTGGGCCTGAAGAGAGGCAACGAACAGCAGGTGGATAAGGATAACAAGTGAGCGTTTCATGGTAACTCCTGTAGATGGTTCTACCCGGTACCGGTTCAACTCACGTGCCAGATCCCCACCGGCCCCGTAACAGGCAATTTACGGGGTTTTTATGACAAGAACGCTTACAATAGTGTAAAGGAAAGTGTAAAACGAGGTTACTTTTTCTGATTCAGTGCTCAGAACGACCAACCAAGACTGACCGCCATCAGGGATTCCTGTCTTACCAGAGTGTCGTAAAACCGGTTATACACCGGCTCAACCGCCTTATCAGTGATGATTTTATATCCGGGTTTGCAGGAGAGCAGCGTCATGTCGGCAAAAAAAGAACGGTTAAACCGGTAAGTGGTACCAAGCCCAAAGCCGATGGTGTAGTCCGTATCAGCGGTACGGAAAATGACATGTTTCTCGCTGCGGAAATCAATTCCGGGTGGCCCGGCGATAACCAATCCGGCCAGACCCCGCATTCCAATCTGGTCACTGAACGAGTAGGCTAAGCCACCCATCAGCCATATATTCCTGTAGCTCTCGTCCCTGAACTCAGCGTTGGGCCCGTACTCCGCTTCAAGATCTGAGAAATCAACCTGATTGTAGGTGAACCGGGCTTCCATACCCATCGAGAAAACCTTGGAATTCCCAACAGGCATGTACACCATTAAACCTCCTCCTACCCCTTGACTGGCCGGACCTGAATCCTTAATTGTTTCAGATGCGAAATCACCCGTTGGAACCGTGAAGGACCAGACCACTCCGCGAAGTGGAGGGTAAACCGGTTCATCAGGAACAGCCTGAGAGTAAGCGGGCCCTGCCCATGAGGCCAGACAGAGGATGCCAGAAATTGCAAAAAGTGTTTTCACCATTATGATCTCTTCCTTTCGGAATCAATGGGCAGAATGCAAGCGTCAGAAAGCAAAACCCAGACTGATGGCCACCATGGATTCATCATGTCCGACTTTGACTGTTTTTGAATTGGGAGTGGATGAATTGTATTGTATCTCGAACCCGGGCTCGCAAACCAAGTAGGTCACATCAATAAACGAAGAAGGGGCTATCCAAATGGTTCCGCCGACACCGTAACCAAAGACAGATTCCGTTGCAATATCTATTTTAAACTTACCAAACCCATTATCCTGCTCAATTTCCGGGAAATCAGCCATTACAACCCCTGCAAGTCCTTTGACACTCAGGGCATTGTTTATATCCAGAATAATTCCCCCAAGCAGCCACACATTGGTATAGGTTCCTTTAACTTCAACATTCTCCAATATATCCTCCAAAGGAGAATTACCGATGGGATTCATGGTCAGACGCGCTTCGAATCCCACGGACATGGTTGGTGAATGTCTCAGCGGAGAATAAAACATTAAACCGCCACCAAAGCCATTCTTTGCTGCGCCAGCGCTTTCACCTTCATCACTTCTAAAATCACTGGTGACCTTCACAAACGACCCGAAAACGCCAAACCATCTTTCATTCTTATCTGGCACCCACACGGAATCCTGTGCACTGACTATACCCGAGGAAAGCAAGAGTACCATTAACAAGATCACTCGGTTCATGTTTATATCTTTTTTTTTGGTTGTAAAAGCAAGTATATAAGAATGTAAAAATAACTTAATCTTAGGGGAATGAGCAAAGTGGAAGCGGTTCAACGAATTCTTAACCAGAGAAGGGGCTAATCAATGATGCAAGCCGTCCTTCTCTTACAGAGATTTCCCGCCAAGGGCCACCCACACAGGGTCTGGCATTGTCACCCGATTTAGCGGAAGGAACGGGGATTGGTTAGACTCATACACAATCGAAGTCAAACAACGTCTTGCTCAGAAAAACCAGCCGATCCCCACAGAAACCACTGATTCCTGGCGGTTAATCCTTTCAGCAACTCTTTCAAAGATCACATCCAATTCCTGTCGCTTCACCGCGAAGGTGGGTTCGCAATACAACCAGGTGACATCGGCAAAAAACGACGGTGAAAACCGGTATCTAGCCCCAACCCCATAACCTGGAGTAAGATCCGTATCCGCGGATTGTTTCATTTCCTTCCCCAAATTGCTAAACTCCACATCGGGATACCCGGCAATCACTATGCCAGCCAATCCCCTGATTCCAACCAATTCCCCAAACCCGATCTGCACACCACCCAATAACCAGACGTTCTTGTAACTGCCCACCACCGTTTCTGACATGAGACCAAAGTCTCCTGTCAGTGACGATATATCTACTTTATTGATGGTAAACCATGCCTCTCCACCGACGGATAAAAAAGAAGAGTTTCCGAAGGGAGTGTAAACCATCAAACCGATTCCAGCACCGGAAGTTGCGGGTCCTGTTTTTTTAACAGTTTCTTCTGCAAACTCTCCGGTGGGTAGCGCCAGAGACCCTACCACCCCACGCAGCAGAGTGTGTACTTTTTCACCTGAAACAGACTGAGAGAAAGCGGGCCCTGCCCAAAAGGCCAGACAGAGCATGCCAGAAATTGCAAAAAGTGTTTTCACCATTATGATCTCTTCCTTTCGGAATCAATCAGCAGAATTC
The sequence above is drawn from the Bacteroidota bacterium genome and encodes:
- a CDS encoding peptide MFS transporter, encoding MFAQHPVGLRLLFFTETWERFSYYGMRALLSLFMINALLFDKAFTSQIYGIYTAAVYMTPIIGGYISDRYWGNRRSIIVGAILMALGQFGLFISGTFYSTADVAIPFFAIGLTLLVIGNGFFKPNISTMVGTLYPEGDRRRDSAYTIFYMGVNLGAFLSPLVCGYLGDTGSAADFRWGFFAAGIGMLIGLFTFITMKDKYLVTPTGEQIGLAPSGKSQTEKEKYDKPLTSIDYQRIAVIFILAFFVVFFWASFEQAGISLTFFAEEQTIRDFNVVGIDFVVPASWFQSINPLMILLLAPFFAWLWIKLGDRGMEPSSPVKMSIGIFLLSVGYLIIIYGISQAEGGAKVSAFWLFALYTVHTMGELCLSPIGLSMVNKLAPLKFASLLMGVWFLANMAANYTAGVLSSFYPDPKAGHFPELFGFVIGDLQAFFMIFVIMSATAAAILFVLSFWLKKLMHGVH
- a CDS encoding outer membrane beta-barrel protein yields the protein MVKTLFAISGMLCLAFWAGPAFSQSVSGEKVHTLLRGVVGSLALPTGEFAEETVKKTGPATSGAGIGLMVYTPFGNSSFLSVGGEAWFTINKVDISSLTGDFGLMSETVVGSYKNVWLLGGVQIGFGELVGIRGLAGIVIAGYPDVEFSNLGKEMKQSADTDLTPGYGVGARYRFSPSFFADVTWLYCEPTFAVKRQELDVIFERVAERINRQESVVSVGIGWFF
- a CDS encoding peptide MFS transporter, coding for MFQGHPKGLYVLFFTEMWERFGFYTMVAIFVFYLGAAFGWDSQQVTNVWGIFMAAVYFTPIIGGWIADNYLGYGRTIVIGAITLGIGYALLAIPTNSLTQLYIALAVVAIGNGLFKANISVMVGNLYAHKDGSLKDAGFNIFYMGINIGAFYAPQAAAGIRNYFQNDLGTSLAVAYNAGFGIAAIGMVISLLIFVLFRKYYADADYQSKHAVNSVKDVVLTPTQERERIIALVTIFTIVIFFWMAFHQNGAALSLYAQNYTDSVVGPFTAVLFNIVGLHAVIAFFIGIGLAFSKSSSSRSKGIGWALLAGGSAVILYQALNNEPLTSISPEQFISFNAMFIVLMTPLIVAIFRWMNGKGIEPSSPAKIGIGMLVTGIAFLLMMAASFSLPPVHSLNGQPSPVTVTPYFLISTYFILTIAELFLSPMGLSFVSKVAPARMKGLMMGGWFMATAIGNYLSGFVGRFYQNWELWQFFLLLVVTSLVSALLVLFFLKKLKAATE
- a CDS encoding DUF2339 domain-containing protein is translated as MPLTQEQYDNLKNRLDQLEQRRRIWEADLNTLRIDLEAWQKAKPEAKTESPVTTTADPAGICGTPLIPESEQRPKASPAPKPSNWALTEKLIGENLINKIGILILLIGVGIGTKYAIDHNLISPVFRILSGYALGLALLAVSFRLADKLPAYSAVLFGGSMATSYLVTYAAYRYYALIPDWLAFLIMVLVTASTVAGAIRKNQVVIAHVGLVAAYAVPLLLSEGHGRVEILFTYMALLNTGILIVAWQRYWKSLLVTSVVITWLLVAQWQSGLTHGSADVWMGLGFVTLFFVIFYVVLTAYRLKQRGSFTYTDVSMILLNTLAYGLSGYGLLSLSPSGESWQGWFMILCTGFHATASIMARLRTGTDDNFHLLTTGLALTFLVLWVPVQLDGRWVAAFWAGEAVVLFLIGRSKGQSLYEGFAWPALMLSFFSTLIMWFRDYGTWDPVQASTWITPVLNRTFLVSLLVMTGFSVVTWFHFKWKERFPWSGKSLSTIASTVCTVLLALIIYGSIRAEIANWWDQLYTRSTFMVPAGTSFWTHWDESLLLKKNVILMTYTVFFLVVIGWLNHRRFKNEAVLWSYLGLSLLLILGLFTSTLEQLDQLRTLWLNTTLSRPFNQDITFLAIRYPLLAVVGVLLALVWKQAGWSRLEPASKTGLLVISHLVILGLISSELIQWMQILRVSDSDKLGLSILWGLYALLLIGLGIRKQLRPLRVLAISLIGITLLKVTFHDLADMDTIGKTIVLVVLGLLMLLMSFLYNRYRSVLFPSGGDQ